A region of the Mus caroli chromosome 7, CAROLI_EIJ_v1.1, whole genome shotgun sequence genome:
TTGGCTATATATTTGATACACAGCCTGTGCTGTTGAtgcctttgtgtttctgtttactATATTGATGTGTTTGATTTCCTTTGGAGACAGTCCAACTTTAAATCCTACCTCATTCTTATACACATACGTatcccaggatcacaggtgtgtctCACCATACAGGCTGTACCTGAGTAGTAACTGATCATTTTCACCACATAAGTTTCTTCcatgttttatcacatcaataaaGAAATGCTGCCATTTCATTGTAGAATGAGAGGAGGGGGTGCTCATTCATCAAGGCCACCTGACTGGATGACTGCCCACTCCTATACCAGCTCGGTTCATGACCACACACTCGTACTGTCCAGCATCCTCAAATCTGACATCATCTATTCTGACTCCACACTTTGATGGAGACAGCTTTATCCTATCTGTAGGCTGCAGATTGTGGTTATTAAAGAACCAACGGAAGGAAAGTCCAATGTCAGGTGAAACACAGGAGAAGGTCACAGATCTGTGTGCATTGACTGTGGTGTCGGTGATTCGAATGAAGGGCACTGTCACCATCTCTGTGAAAAAACAGAAGGGTACCAAATGACAATAATCAGTCAGAGAGCTCCACCAGCCCCACTTTACtgaatactttaaaaagtttCCAAGGGGGAGAGTTAGAGCTGTGACCATAGAAGTATCTTGTGCTTTTTATCAGACACCCATGGCTTGTGTGCCCCTAATTCACCCATTGTGTTTTCTATGGCTCAGTTTCCATATAACATAGACATGATAAATGATCAATACTGTGCCTGGAGCTAAGATTAGGTATGAACAATGGGCTGATCTTGGGATACAGGAGCTGCTCAAATTGGCTGCTcaaatatatattactatttaATGGAGGACGAAAATTCTTCATGCTGGACCCATGAGGACAAGAAGCTCCCTGAAGAACTGTCACCTATCtccctccattgggggacctgaaATTCCTGTAAGTCTCTTAAGTCCATCACAACAGTTGGCGTATGTCCTGGCACCTgtccactgagactcaggagaaggAATATAAAGGTGATCTACAAAACTGCAACTGTCATAGGAGTCACAACTGGTCCCACAGCCTATGGAACTTGGACAGTCAGTAAAACCTTATTCCCTGTCAAAACCAATCATTGACAAAAAGCTCCCCAGTGTTACCTAGAGTCCAGTCAGAGGCAAAATTTTGGAGCAGGGGACCTCCTAGTGCTCTCTGTGAAGACCCCAAAGCTCCCTCATCCAGTGCCTGGCTGACTCCCCCAAGGTGTCAATTGGGTCATGTGCATGGTGTGAACCCCAAGAGTCCTCATTGAGGCTGATACCCTCATGCTGAGTTATCTCACACATGTTCTTCTCTGTGGAGGTAGAGACTGGTAAGGGATTCTGATTGACTGAAGTTAGTCTACCCAACATGTGTCCTACTGTAAGTGCCTAAACCCCAGTATGGAGACAATGCAGCAGGAGGGAGAACAGGCATAATCCAACCCTGACAGTCCAGCATATGAAGTAGGATAATTCATACCCAGAAGCCAGAGGGCATTTAGAGTCACTTACTGTTTACATAAAACTGCACGTGTGCTCTTTCAACcttgttatttgtatttaaaatttctaGTGTGTACATCCTTGCATCTTCCTCAGTGACATTCAGGAGCTGTAGAGATCCACTGGCATACACCATCCCTCTTCCTCTGTATGCATCACTCCAGGTGGTGATATTCCTGATTACATGGTAGTCTACAATTTTAAAGGCTGGGACTGTATATATTGAGTAGTACCAGGAGAAGGATATCAGCTCTTCTGGCAGATAATGAACGAGGAGAAAAATACTTCCCCCTTCAACAGCATACCTCGGCACGGACTCAACAATGAATTTGGCAGAAGTCAGAGAGTTACAGCACTGAAAAACCAgacctggaaaggaaaaaaaagtcatcacATGTAGATCACTGTTCTTTGTGTAAATCTAGTGGCCTACATCCTGAGCAGATGGAACATTAACTTAGTTTAGAGAGGCAGGTGAGGGTGTATCTATCCCACTTAATGTGAGCAACACAATTTCCTACATTCCCTCAGAGGCCCTGAAAATTGTTCCCTCTTCATGGAGGTGATCCTTGGATGTGTACATGGATTCTTCCTTGCTGCGCAGTCAGGCACTACACAGACTTATATGTGCTAGGGTTTGAGGTGATGCCTCTTCTGATGGCTATAGGTCTTGGATTttcactttctgtttgtttgtttcattttcttagttCCTCTTGTGTCTCTAGTTAATTCCTGATTTCACCTTTTAGgtgttcttgctgctcttcctggcAGCCCACAGGAGTGGAGTTGTGTAAGGGCCAGGAGCAACCTGATATTCAGGGTAAGCTAAGATCTTGGAAGAGGTTGTAGTATTAGGTTGAATggtttatatcaagttgacacatgTAGAGTCCTTTTGAAAGACAAGGCTTCAGTTGAAAACACTACCAACGCATTGGCCCATGGGCAAGTGggtaatatactttttaaatttcagattgATATGGGAGTGTTTGTACCACTACAAACAGTTCCATTCATGGGGTAGGGACCCTAGGTgatataagagagcaggttgaacaagccatGATAAGGAAGCATGTAAACAGtactcttccatggtctctgcaccaGTTACTGGATTGTATTTATGATAATCTCAATTTGGAGGTAATCAATATCTCAATTTGAAATGGATAGCaaataccaaccaaccaaacaaacaaattaaaaaaaaccaaaccaaaccaaccaaacaaccaaccaaacaaccaaccaaacaaccaaccaaaaaccattGTTCCCTATCAGCTTTGAGAAGAAGAATGGAAGACTGGAAATATGTTCCCTTGGTTGCTTTAGTCCATCCTTGGAAAGACGACAGTGTTTGCATTCTGTGGTTTAAGCCCCAGGAGATTGGGCAGAACCTAACCTCTTAGACTGAGCTAGCATCAAGGTATCTCTTGATGCAGGTGGAGTCAGAAGATGGAGTGTGATCTATGGCCATTTGTCTCTCCATGTTTGTCTGGCACTAAGTGCTCAAACTTTCAAATGGGGACATGATATAGAGAGGAGTGAGGTGTAGGCTAAGAATGACAGTCCTGTAATCTAAGCCCTAGCTAATAATGAATGATTACAGGAAAGCATTATAGGAAATCACTTACTCTCCACCTGGATTTCTACATGTCCTTCTTCACTCTTCATATCTGTGCCCAGAATTCCTAGGGTGTACAATCCAGCATCCTTCTGAGTGACATTTTTGATCATCAGGGATCCATCAGTATACAGTCTCTCTCTACCACTGTATGCAGGCCCAAATGAAAAACTTGATTTTTCATCTATTATGTATCGGGCAATCAGATGTTTCCTGACTTGGGTCATTCCTCTGAACCACGCAAAGCCTAGAATATTATCTGGGAGATTGCGAACCTGTACAAAAACATCTTTCCCATCAGGAACAATAGGTGGCAATGTTTCAATACTGGGTTGAGCAGAGGCAACAAGGCGTCCACAGTTCCAAAGGAAGACTAGAAGTGAAGAGACAGATTTGATTAATTGCTACCTTTGTATTTTGGTATGAGACATTGTCCTGAGCAGGTGTGTCCTTTACTCATCCTAGGTGTCTCTCTTCCTATCCAACTTTGTGTGCCTGCACTTTTATCTTTCATTGTTTGTTGCTCTCTCTTCAGATGTCAACATGGCCCTGGCTCACCATTCAATGCTGTTTGGTGTATGGGTTATGCCTCCTAGTTTCTTCCCCTACAGACCATGAATCTTGACTTTTTGGCTTGTTGttgctggttgttgttgttgtgtttgtctTGTAGTTCCAGTCCACACCTGATGTCACCTTTGCATTATTTACtgatctgtctttctgtctactGGGACTTGGCATAATATGCaccatgatttttttatattgaaaaaaatgctATTTAGAAAAAACAAACTCAGACATATGTggagaatgaataaatgaacgaTGTTGCAAGACTTGGTATGCCAGTGGATTTTCCTAAGAAAATCCTAGGTTTGGGGACACAGTAATGGATCATTCCACTTGCTTTGAGTTTTTTACACTTACTTacaaattatatttgtgtgtaactttgaaaatatataagGACTAGTTCAGTGTAGGTAGGTGGGTGCAGAATATACTACTTATATGGAGTTCAGAGACTTCTGTTCATTGATCTCAGCTTATCAGAATATGAAGCAagtgcatatatgtatttcaATCATGTCACTGATCAACATCACCTTGGTTTTTTATTTGGGATGTCAGAGCTGAGAACATCAGTCTTCAGAATACTGTGGTCATGCTGATTAACTTTGGGTGAAAACAATCTTTCCATCAACTTACTTCTCATTCAAGACCCTCCTGCTGCTTCTGATCCTCTACCCTCTgtgtcttcctctcccctctaAACCCTGAGACTCCACTAAGGTCCACATGGGTCTTAGGAGACTCCAGAGAGTAGATGAATGTTCTCCTCTCATACTATATAAAGTGTGTTTTCCTCACCTGTGAGCATGAGCCTCTGACAGGTGTTCACACTTTGCACAGCATAAAAgatccccacccccccagacTCTGTGGCTTGATCCATCCTTCTGTGGGATGTCTGCTCCAGCACCATTCCCCAGTTCTCTTTTGCTTCCACTCTTTGAGCTTAGCCTCTTCTGAGGCAGGATTATCTCTGAGAGTCACATTGTCTGTGGCTGTTGCTCTATAAAAACACTGATCTGTCGatctctcctccttttttttcagTTATCCAGAACACAGAGTGAGCACCAAGACTGACGACCATACCTGTGACTTGAGATAATAGATGACCCTGAGGTTTATATCTGCTATGTCCTGGCTTTGGTCAGTTAGCACCCAAAAGGGAAATTTTGCACAACTGTGTAACACAGCAATTCAGCTATGCACTCAGTCTGTTTTGTGTTCTCAATGTGCTTGAAAGATGGACATTGACAGGGATGTCCGTAGGCTTCAAAAGTACCACCTGGATAAGTGTGGGTAAGGGGACACATCTATTCTCACTGGAGTCACTAGTCAGGGTTATGTCCCAGGACAAAGGCTTAGAATTTTCTTCAGGAGGAGGTCACCTGATTCTTGGAAAAAGTTTGAGATTTTTTATCCTTTGCAAGATATCAAGAGAATGTCTCCAATCCCTCTACTTGCTGAACTGTGTAGTAGTTCTGCCCATGAGCTCCCTGGTCTTTCTGAGATGGCTTGGACCTCTGTTCAATGAATTCTCCTTGgttatcatatattttaattggGAAACACATCAAAGGGCAATGCTGTATCCTCCCCACATTCACCCCACCCAATTTGAGTTTGATCCTTTGTCATTGTAGTAGATAAATTAAACAGACAGTAGGTCTGAGAACTCCATGCTGATAGAAATATGGATGGAACTCAGCTACTAGGTAAATTTCTGGTTGAGGCAAATACTTTTTTGAGTGTTGACTGTGTGTCATTATGTTGTCCCCTGGTGAGAACTGAGGAAACTGCAGCTCATGTTTGGGGAACTGTCTCCATAAACAGAAGTTTGTTCCATTAGCCTGCAGGAGAGAATTCTCTGAGTTGGATCTCAGAAGTACCTGTGTATTCTGTCCCTCTTTTTAGAGACCCAGACTTCCCTTCAAGTCCCATAAGCCTATCAGGACAGTTAGTTAATGATACCTATCCAGCTCTGCTCTCCCTGTTGAGTCACAAGAGATGTCCAGTTGTACTAGCCTAATGGTGGCTCTCATGGCAGTGCACAAGCCTTGTGAAAGNCAAANCAGAAGACACTGACTACTTAAAACAACTGTTATCTGCTAACCGGAAATCAAAACTCAACCTTTGTGAAATGCTTCTCAGAGCCATTAGAAGTTGCGTCTGTGACAGTAGTCTTGAGATCGGTCTTACTGGTCCTCAACTCACTGTGAGGATCCCACTTTTCCTCAATCATGCCCAACTCTGATTCCCTCAAGGTCTTTCTCAAGGACATATTCTTCTTAAGAACACAACAGTCTAGATAGCAACTGATATTTTTGGCTGAGTTATCCAGCATGTATCCGTTTTTCTTCAAGCTCAAGTCAAATGAAAGATTCTGATCTATTGCTGTTGTGTCCTGAACTAAATGCTCAAACACCAATATGGGGTACAATGTAGAGTAGAGGTAAGCATAGGCCAGGCTGGACACTTCTGTGTATGTTTAGTGGAACGACGACCACTCAATATTcagaattcacaaagaatcacTTACGGTTCACGTGGAGGAATGTAGATGTTGACACAATACGTCCATGTCTATTTAAAGTTCGTAGGGTGTAGAATCCTATGTCCTTCTGGGTGACATTGTGGATCAACAGGGACCCATTTCTGTACAAGGTCTCTCTAGAACTGTACCTGGGCCCCATCACACTTACTTTTGTGCTtgtttcataaattaaaattccACAATTTATAACTGTCTTCCCTTTGAACCAGCCTAAGGACGTAAGATTTTCTGGCAGTTTGTGGACAAGGAATAGGACATCTTCTCCTTCAACCACTTGGGGTGGCACTAATTCAATGGTGACTTTGGAAGAGGTGGACAGGTGCCAGTAGGTTAAAAGGAAGGCtaaatgggaaagagagagaaaccattAGTATTGAACAGGTGTGATCATCACCTGGCTTAGATGTTGGGGAGGGGTGTATCGACCCTTCTTAGTGGACGTGAGTAACATGAGTTCCATCATGTCAGAGTCTCACACTGTGTTTTCAACTCTATGGAATTCTCTGCTCATTTGTCTCCCCACTTAGTTTTAACATATTTTGTGGGAGGATGCTTCTCTGACTTTCTCTCCTAGAGGGTCCTTAATTTCTGAATTTTGCTCTCTGTTCCCTTTGTGCAAAATTCAAACCCTTACATCATCTTCCAGATATTCTAACTTTTGTTCTACTAAAACCAGGGTTTTCTGAGGACAGGGATTATTCTACCCTTTTTGGATACTCCAGTTTCTGGAAGAGACTCAAACACCAGTAGATAAAGTAAAGAaaggggaaggcaggcaggaagccagAATGGAACTATGTGTGTCTCCCTGGGTTATCTACATAGTTCCCAGATTTGGAGCTAATCACAGCAATTATACTCAAGTGAAATTTAAATACCTTTACATTTTCTTATGTAGTATATATGTCTATTTTTGAAGGGAGGTGTCAGTGTGCCTGTGTGAAGGTGTTTATTGGAAATTTGTGTGGAGGTACATGTCTCCAGTGTCAGCATGTGCTTCTGCATGCCACAATATCTGTGATGAGGGTAAAGAGCCAGCAGAAGTTTGATCTTTCCATCTCCCATGTGGGAGCTGAAGATTGAATTTACTTTGCATGTCTCCACACACTGAGCCTTCTCGCTGACCCACCCCTGTTTGATGTCTATTTGGAGAGTAACCCTGTCATGATTGGGAACAGTAGTCTTCAGAAAGCCAATGTAATTGACTCTGAGTATTAAACATTTGAggcttttcttctattttcagcACCTCTTGTCAGCTGAGAGCTTCTCCCTGCTGagcctctgtctctcactgtaccTTTTGTGTCATGAAGGCAAACAACATCCTTGAGTCTCATTTTgggcttctgtccttcttaggaGACTCCAGCATACATCTGAgttcctctccacccccacagcAAGAATGGGCACCCTTACCTGTGAGCAGAAACCCCTGCCTTGGGGCACATCCCTGGCAGTGAAGCACAGAGGACACCTCCATCTCAATTTTCACTGTGATGTCTTGCCTCTGAGGACAAGAGCTACACAGCACTAGGCTCTGTTGTCCTTTCTCCTTGTAAGCTGAGTGTCCTTCAGGCAGGAGCACTTCCAGAATATAAAAGGTTGTGTGTTGTGGGTTCTGGGTCCAAGGCACTGCTCTATCCCTTTCAGTCTGAGTCCTGCCCCACATCCTTCTAAATTTCCTTTTATGTTTCTACTTCAAGCAACACATTGAGTAACATGGTTGAGTAATACCCCCATGCCCTCAGAGAACAACAGCTCATTCCAGGGTAGATACCTGCTCTGTCCTGGCCTTGTGTTGGTCAGCACCAAAGACAGAGAGCTACAGGGACACAAAGACCCAGCTGAGCATACAGTCTGCTCTTTGTTCTCTGTGCTTTGGCAAGGTGGGATTTATTTACTCCCAGCAGAAAGGTGACATAAATTTGCATGAGAGTTAGAAAGGAAGCAGATGAGTGGTGACCAGTGATGAAGAttgctacacacactccagtgaagtctgcttggcaggctgagaggtCCGAAAGCACGCACAAGggaaagagtttcaaggaaacttattctcctggaaccaggcattctcataTCCCATATATTCATACCCTATCCCCACGTTAGTCTGATATATGGATCCAGGAGCtctctttttgtattattttattataagtgcctttaaagattgaattctgacatagctaaacctTCGCCAGGGTTCCAATGTCCTaggaaaatccttgaagccgacAAACTTGAAATTCAGtagaattcagtgagaaggttatctattcagtaacattcaaatttacttttagtagagacagtgaaactagtTAGGCAGTACAACAAATGGAGccggaatagctcagggctggccTGCAGAGTTTTTACTTGAGACAATATCCAGTCTTATACAGAGaagggaattcacaatggcctagtgaataggtgggtttaccgtgaaagagttagggaatccccctgagacaggtttcttcactaggctgaaagaaacagcataaaccagacatttactaagaacccctggtggtgggctcaACAAGAGTCTaccattacacctggctcccttcttaatGGCAGTCGCCTGGTCCCCGTCTTCTTTTGATGCatacattccttatgttttgtgtcactgtaactcggcTGATGTATctcacctggtttcttgttattcttctgtataaaaagttctatgctcgacttgacaaattacattcagattctacacaacctgtTGTGTTGATTTTGTCTGTCATTCACCGACTCCTTGTctacctgcaactagagacctgtTCTATGCAGACAGGGATCAAAAGGATCTGTGGCAGAAGATCAATCTTTTTCACCAATGCCACCAGTTAAATTCCTTACACAGAGAAGAGACTCAGGAGCAGTTGGGTGGGGAGTTTATGTCCTCAGTGTTGTGAAGAGGTTACCTGTGTGTACTGGAAAGGACTGTGGGCTCCTTTTATTACAGAGGGTTTCAAAGCAATCTTCCAGCATTATGTGTTGTCTGATATGTGTGATCTAGGGAGGGAGCTCCAGATTATTTGAGACTGGAATAGAAACTAGTTTTCAAGATAAGAACAGGGCCCAGAAGAATaattttctgagtgctgggtgtGTATCTTGATATTGCCCGCTGGCCATCTCTTCAACAACTATAATCACATGTCTATGGCAACAGCAGTCATTTGCAAGTCAAAT
Encoded here:
- the LOC110299514 gene encoding pregnancy-specific glycoprotein 22-like; this encodes MEVSSVLHCQGCAPRQGFLLTAFLLTYWHLSTSSKVTIELVPPQVVEGEDVLFLVHKLPENLTSLGWFKGKTVINCGILIYETSTKVSVMGPRYSSRETLYRNGSLLIHNVTQKDIGFYTLRTLNRHGRIVSTSTFLHVNLFLWNCGRLVASAQPSIETLPPIVPDGKDVFVQVRNLPDNILGFAWFRGMTQVRKHLIARYIIDEKSSFSFGPAYSGRERLYTDGSLMIKNVTQKDAGLYTLGILGTDMKSEEGHVEIQVESLVFQCCNSLTSAKFIVESVPRYAVEGGSIFLLVHYLPEELISFSWYYSIYTVPAFKIVDYHVIRNITTWSDAYRGRGMVYASGSLQLLNVTEEDARMYTLEILNTNNKVERAHVQFYVNKMVTVPFIRITDTTVNAHRSVTFSCVSPDIGLSFRWFFNNHNLQPTDRIKLSPSKCGVRIDDVRFEDAGQYECVVMNRAGIGVGSHPVRWP